One genomic segment of Isachenkonia alkalipeptolytica includes these proteins:
- a CDS encoding DUF1294 domain-containing protein, whose product MDIQNSNMEFGMIVYFYITILSVLGFILMGRDKKSAEDRRSRVSENQLMFISILGGSVGILIGMLIFKHKTSKKKFYIGIPGIYILQWAFLFGLLYYNLSL is encoded by the coding sequence GTGGATATACAAAATAGCAATATGGAATTTGGGATGATCGTTTATTTTTATATAACCATACTTTCGGTGCTGGGTTTTATCCTTATGGGCCGGGATAAAAAAAGTGCAGAAGATCGAAGAAGTAGAGTTTCAGAAAATCAGTTGATGTTCATATCCATTTTGGGAGGAAGTGTGGGAATTCTAATTGGAATGTTGATTTTTAAGCATAAAACTTCTAAAAAGAAGTTTTATATCGGAATACCGGGTATATATATACTGCAGTGGGCTTTTTTGTTCGGGTTGCTATATTATAACTTATCGTTATAA